GCCCCGATCCAGCTCGACACCGCCTCGACCATGCTCACCAGCTGGATCGGTGAGACGATCCTCACCACCCAGCGCGACCCCGCCGAGAGCCTCGACCGCCTGACCACCGAACTCGCCCGCCAGGCCCGCGAGAAAACCCTGGCCACGATGGCCACGCAAACTCCGCCCGACATGAAGGCCACCATGCCCAGTGGTCTGGCCCGGGCCATGGACCAGTTCGCCGCCGAAAAGAACCCGCTCGGACAGGCCCTCGGCGAGGCCCTCGAGGCCGTGCGGCAGGTCATGACCCTGGCCGGCAAGGGCTTCTGTCAGGACGAGGTGCCGGCGACCAGCGTGCCGCTGACCCTGCCGTTCGGGGTGGCGGCCGCGCAGGATGGCTCGCTCGTGCTGGGCTTCGAGATCTCCGGCGCGGTCATCCGGGTGCGGCCGGACGGCAAGCTGCAACAGCTGTTCGGCCCCTGCACGCCGCGCGACCCGAAGCTCAACGCCCGCACCGCGTTCGAGCGCCTGTTCGTGGGACCGGACGAGCGGGTGTATCTGGCCTCGGAGTTCGGGCGAATGGTATACCGCTGCAAGATCGACGGGAGCGAACGCGAACGGCTGGTCGGCGGCGGGGAGGCCCTGCCGGAGCCCAACATGCCCGGCCAGCAAGCCAAGCTCAACGACCTGACGGCGATTGCCCCCGCCCGCGCCGGTGGCTTCTGGCTGGCGGAGAAACACCACCAGCCGAACGAGGGCTACCGCCTCTGGCGCGTGAGCCTGGACGGGGTCCTGCAGGCGCCCGAGCAGGGCCCGCGACCGAACGGCGAGTCGCTGGTGATCCGGTCGGTCGGGGAGACGCCCGACGGGGCCTTGTGGGTGCTGGCCAACGGACGCCTCTGGCGCAAGGCCCCCGCGGCCGACTGGGGCGAGATCACCTTCCCGAATCAGCGCTACAACCGGCAGCGCTCCACCCTGCTGCCCGAGCCGGATAACAGCGTGCTGGTGACCACGGCCGATAAAACCGAGCGCCTGCATCACACCCTCATGCGAATCCGCCCGGATGGCAGCCACGAACGCTTCGCCGGCCAGGGGCCCGCCGGCCTGGACGAAGCGCCGGTCGAGCGCCTGCAGGCGCGCTTCAACTCGCCCAGCTACCTGGCCCGCCGCCCCGACGGTCGCCTGCTGGTGACGGATTTCGACAACGGCCTGGTGCGCCAGATCGACCTGCAAGGCCAGGTCACGACCGTGCTCGGCAGTCGGGCGGCGCAGCGCGAACTGGCCCGCGAAGCGGCCCTGAACATCCCGGGCGGGGTCACGTTCGATTCCCAGGGCCGCCCCGTGCTGGTGGAGACGGGCGGGCACTCCGTGCGTCGCCTGCAAGCGGGGCTCTTGAGTCGCATCGCCGGCGGTCAGGCGGGGCGTCTGGGGTGGAATGGCCGGGTGCCTGCCACCCACCTGGATGGACCGATTTCGATCGCCGCTGTCGGGGGGGACTTTTTCATCACAGAAATGAACGCGCGGCGCCTCTCCCGGCTGTACGTCAAAAACGAACTGGAGCTGGAGCTGGAGGTCGTCGCCGGGCACCCGGACGACACGCGCGCGCGCTGGAACGACTCCGCCCCGATGCTGGCGCGAGAGGTCTCGTTTCGTGAGGTGAGCGCCGTGACGGCCACCCCACAGGGCCTGCCGGTCTTTTCGGCCGTGATGGACGGGACCGGACCGGACGGCCAGCCCGTCCGCTTCAGTGCGCTCTGGCGGGTCGAAGCCAATGGCGTATTGACCCACCTGGCCGGCGCGATCGACGCCAAGGCCTCGCTCGCGCCACTCACCGACAGCGTGGGCGCGCGGTCGGTGCGCCTCGGCGCTGCCTACGGGCTGGTGATCACACCGGAGGGTCGGATCGTGTTTTCGGACCTCCGGCGCAACCAGGTGCTCAGCCTGAACCCGGACAGCACGCTGACGCCGGTGGTCGGCAACGGCATCCTGAAATCCGCGCTGGCGATCAACAGCGGCAGCGTGGTCCAGGAACGGGAGGTGGCGCCGCTGGAGGCCTCCTTGATGGTGCCGGCCGGGTTGGCCCTGGACCGCGCGGGCCGCCTGTACGTGAGTGAACTGGGCACCCAGGGCCTGGAGCAATTCTCCGAATCCTCCGGCTTCAACCTGAAGGAAGTCATCCCCCCCGGGATGCAGCTGCAAGAGTTCGGCGGACGGATCCGACGGCTGGATGCCGATGGCAAGCTGCGGGTGCTGGCGGGGCTGGGCGCGCCGGGCTCGGACGGCAACCCGCTCAGCCCGATCTCGCTGGCGATCGCGGCCGATGGTCGCCAGCTGGTGTTCGTCGACCTGCTCGCCAGCCAGCTGAAGGAGCTGGTGCTGGAGCCCTGATCGCGGCGAGTGCAGCGGCTAGCCGGGCCAAATCGACGCCGGGCCGCCAGGGTGGTAAGGTGGGGGCGATCGCGCGCGGGAGGCTCTGATGTCCGGCTCGAATCCCTCTGTGGTGGTCCCCTACGGCCAGTCGCTGGCGTTGCTGACGGACCTGTACCAGCTCACCATGGCCTATGGCTACTGGAAAGAGGGCATCGACCGCCAGGAAGCGGTCTTTCACCTGTACTTCCGCAAGCATCCCTTTCAGGGCGGCTACACGATTGCGGCGGGCCTGGCCGAGGCGATCGCCTGGCTGGAGGCCTTTCATTTCAGCGCGGACGACCTGGCCTACCTGGGCACGCTGACCGGCGCCGACGGTCGCTTGCTGTTCGAGCGGGCCTTCCTCGACGAGCTGGCCGCCATGCGCTTCAGCTGCGACATCGACGCCGTGCCCGAGGGCACCGTGGTCTTCCCCAACCAGCCGCTGCTGCGGGTGCAGGGACCGCTGGCGCAGTGCCAGCTGCTCGAAACAGCCCTGCTCAACCTGATCAACTTCCAGAGCCTGGTGGCCACCAAGGCCGCGCGCGTCTGTCACGCGGCCCAGGGCGAGGCGGTGCTGGAATTCGGCCTGCGCCGGGCCCAGGGCATCGACGGCGGGCTGGCCGCCTCGCGCGCGGCCTACGTGGGCGGCGTGGCCGCGACCAGCAACGTGCTGGCCGGCAAGCTCTACGGCATCCCGGTGCGCGGCACCCACGCGCACAGCTGGATCATGAGCTTCGCGGACGAGCAGACGGCCTTCGAGGCTTACGCCGAGGCCATGCCCAACAACTGCGTCTTCCTGGTCGACACCTACGACACGCTGGAAGGCGTGCGGCGGGCCTGCCAGGTCGGCCACGCCTTGCGCGCGCGCGGGCACGACCTGCTCGGCGTGCGCCTCGACAGCGGCGACCTGGCCTACCTGAGCATCGAAGCGCGGCGCATCCTGGATGAGGCCGGCTTTCCGCAGGCCACGATCGTGGCCTCCAATGACCTCAACGAGCACCTGATCCGCTCGCTGAAGGAACAAGGGGCCCGCATCAACGTCTGGGGCGTGGGCACCCAGCTGGCGACGGCCTACGACCAGCCGGCGCTCGGTGGGGTCTACAAGCTCTCGGCCATCCGCCCGCCGGGCGGCGCCTGGCAGTACAAGGTCAAGCTGTCGGAGAACGCCAGCAAGATCAGCACGCCGGGGGTGCTGCAGGTGCGGCGCTTCACGCAAGGCGGCGAGGCGATCGCCGACGCCCTGTACGACGTCTCGCGGGACGTGCCGGACGGTGAGCTGGTGATCGTGGACCCGGCCGAGATCACGCACCAGAAACGCATTGCCGCGGGCACGCCCTACAGCGACCTGCTCCAGCCGATTTTCCGGGCCGGCGCGCGAGTTTACGATCCACCGCCGCTGGCCGAAGTGCGGGCCCACGCCCAGCGTCAGCTGGGCATGTTCCATGAGGGCATCAAGCGCTTCGACCACCCGCACGCCTACCCGGCCGGCGTGGAAAAGTCGCTCTACGACTTCAAGCTCGACCTGGTGCTGGCGGCCAAGGGGGTCAAGCCATGACGGTGCTGCGGGTGGGAGCGGCCTGCCTCAATCAGACGCCGCTGGACTGGTCGGGCAATCAGCGCCGCATCCGTGAGGCGATCGCCGAAGCCCGCGCCCAGGGCGTCTCGCTGCTGTGCCTGCCGGAGCTGTGCATCACGGGTTACGGGTGCGAGGACGCCTTCCATGCCCCGGGCGTGCAGGAGACGGCGCTGGCCGTGTTGCGAGACCTGCTGCCCGACACGCAGGGCATGGTCGTCAGCTTCGGCCTGCCGCTGGTCCACCGCAACGCCATCTTCAACGCCGCCTGCCTGGTGGCCGACGGGCGAATCTTGGGCTTTGTCGCCAAGAAGCACCTGGCCGGCGACGGGCTGCACTACGAACCACGCTGGTTCAAGCCCTGGCCGACCGGCGTGCGCAGCACCCTGACGGTGGATGGGGCCGCCTACCCGCTGGGCGACCTCGCCTTCGACCTGGGGGGCGTCAAGCTGGGCTTTGAGATCTGCGAGGACGCCTGGGTGGCCAAGCGCCCCGGCGCCGAGCTCGCGCAGCACGGCGTCGACCTGATCCTGAATCCCTCGGCCAGCCATTTTGCCTTCGGCAAGGCTGAGATCCGGCGCCGCTTCGTGCTGGAGGGCTCGCGCGCGTTTTCCGTCGGCTACCTCTACGCCAACCTGGTCGGCTGCGAGGCCGGGCGCGTGATCTACGACGGGGGCGCCTTGATTGCCTCGGCCGGCCAGCTGCTGGCGCAGGGGCCGCGTTTCAGCTTCCGCGACGTGCAGGTGACCACCGCCTGGCTCGACCTGGAGGCCCCTCGCCTGACACAACGCCGCAGCGCCAGCTTCCGCCCCGCGCTGGGGGCGGAGGCGGAGGCCTACTTCGTGGCGGATGACTTCTGCTTTCCCGCGTGCGCCGCGCTGCCCCTGCCGGAGGCCCCGCCGGTGGCCGCCTGGGAACAAAGCCCGCGGCTGAAAGACGAGGAGCTGGCTCGCGCCGTGAGCCTCGGCCTGTTCGACTACATGCGCAAGAGCCGTTCGCGCGGCTTCGTGCTGTCGCTCTCGGGCGGCGCCGACTCGGCGGCCTGCGCCGTGCTGGTGCACCTGATGGCGCTGTTCGGGCTGGCAGAGCTGGGCCAGGCCGGCCTGGTGGCCAAGCTGCCGCACCTGCCGCAACTGGCAGCCTTGCCGGCCGAGGCCGAGGCCTTCACCTCGGCCCTGCTGACGTGCGTGTACCAGGCCACCCGCCACAGCGGCGCGGTGACCCGGGAAGCGGCCCAGGCGGTGGCCCATGCCGTCGGCGCCCGCTTCCACCATTTCGACGTGGAGGCCCTGGTCGAAGGCTACCAGGCGCTGGTTGCCTCGGCGCTGGGGCGTCCCCTGGACTGGGCCACCGACGACGCCGCGCTGCAAAACATCCAGGCCCGCGTGCGGGCGCCGGGCGTCTGGATGCTGGCCAACCTTGCCGGCGCGCTGCTGCTCAGCACCAGCAATCGTTCCGAAGCGGCGGTGGGCTACGCCACCATGGACGGCGACACGGCCGGCGGCCTGTGCCCGATCGGGGGGCTCGACAAGGCCAGCCTGCGAACCTGGCTGGCACGCCTGGAAACGGACGGCCTGGAAGGCGTTCCCCCGTTCCCGGCGCTGGGGCTGGTCAACCGCCAGGCCCCCACGGCCGAGCTGCGGCCGGCGGAACGCCACCAGACCGACGAGGCCGACCTGATGCCGTACGAGGTGCTGGATGCGATCGAACGGGCCGCGATTCGCGACAAGAAAATGCCGCTGGCGGCCTACCAGGTGGTCTGCGCGCAGTTCCAGGCCCACGCGCCCCTCGCGCGCTGGTCCGCCGCCCAGCTGGGCGCGTGGGTCACGCGATTTTTCCGGCTGTGGAGCCAGAACCAGTGGAAGCGGGAGCGCTACGCGCCCAGCTTCCACCTCGACGATGAGAACCTGGACCCCAAAACCTGGTGCCGCTTTCCGATTCTGAGCGGCGGGTTCGAACGTGAACTGAGCGAACTTCAAGCCGCGCTCGAATCGACCATCGAACGCCCTCAGGCCCCGGCCTGACCCCCCGACAAGGAGACCGCCCATGGGAAAATCCGCCTTGATCCTGGTCGACATCCAGCTGGACTTCTGCCCTGGCGGCGCCCTGGCCGTACGAGAAGGGGACGCGGTCGTGCCCGTGGCCAACGCGCTCCAGCTGCGCCACGACCTCGTGGTGGCGACCCAGGACTGGCACCCGGCCGACCACGGCAGCTTCGCCAGCCAGCACGTCGGCCGCACGCCGGGGGAATGCATCGACCTGCATGGGCTCACGCAGGTGTTGTGGCCCGACCATTGCGTGCAAGGCACGCCCGGTGCGGCCTTTCACCCGGCCCTCGAGACCAGCCGCATCGCCCGGGTCTTTCAAAAGGGCACCGATCCCACGGTCGACTCTTACAGCGGCTTCTACGACAACGGCCGACGAAACGACACGGGCCTGGCCGGCTGGTTGCGGGAGCAGGGCGTCTCGGCCGTGACGGTGGTGGGCCTGGCCACCGATTATTGCGTGAAATGGACGGCCCTGGACGCGCGGGGGGAAGGCTTCGAGACCACGGTGGAGGTGGCCGCCTGCCGGGGCGTGCTGCTCCAACCCGGTGACGTGGCCCAGGCACTCGACGAGTTGCACACGGCCGGCGTGCGGGTGCTGAGCCCCTCGTCCACGGCCTGAGGGGCGCTCTCACGCCGGGCCGTCACCAGCAGGCCGTTCCGGGATGTGCGCGCGAACATTGTTAACAGAACCCATCCCCACTAGAATGGTCACGCCATGCCCGCCCCGTCCTCCCGTGTTCTCACCTTGCTGCTGACCCTCGGCTGTGTGGCCGTGGCCGTCTGTGGGCAACCGGAACTGGCCCACGGTCAGGTGCGGGTGGTCGGCTTTGCCCCGCCGGCCCAGTGGTTTGCCTGGAGCGCCTCGCCCCACCCGATTCCGCCGGACGTCGTGGCGGCTGAAGCCCGGCGCCTGGCCTGGGGCGGTGACCCTCCGACACCAGCGGCCGTGATCACCGTCTCGCCGGAAGATCGCCTGCTCGAAGGCCTCGACCGCTTGCTGGTCGGTGCCCACAAGCTGGAACGCAGCCTTGAGGCCCGCGACTGGCTGCGCGCCGAACAGGTGCATCAGGAGTTCGGCCTGCGCCTCTCCGGCCTCCGGCAGCAGATCGATGACCGCTACGCGCGCACGCTGACACCGGCCGAACTGCGCCACGCCCTGCTGGGAGGCCTGGTGGCCGCCAAGCACCCCTCGGCCCTGAAAGAGGCCAAAAACCTGGTGGAAGACCTGAACATGGGGGCCGTGATGGCCTCGCGCATTCTGCAACAGGAGCGGTCGCCCGCCTCGAAGCCGGCGCGCCCCGCGGCGCCCAAGGTGCAGGGTTCGGCGGCGCCCAGGCTTTCACCCGCCCTGAACGCGGCCCTCGACCGATTCGCGGCGCGGCTGAACCCCGCCACGCCAGGCCCGCGCCCCCGGGCCTCCACGCGCCCCGTCGCCGCTCCCGGGCCGAGCCCCACGCCCTACACGCCGCCGCTGCCCAGCCCGCCGGCGCTGCCCCCAGTTTCGACGCCGCGTCCCACCCCTGTTCCAACCCCGGTCCCGACGCCGCGTCCCACCCCCATTCCGACCCCGGTCCCGACACCGCGTCCCACCCCGGTTTCGACGCCCGTTCCGACCCCGGTCCCAACGCCGCGTCCTACCCCCGTTCCGCCCCCAACGACCACGAGCGCCCCCACACCTGAAGCGTCCGACCAGCCCGCAGAGGCTCCCAGCACGCTGCCGGCCCTCACGGCCAACACGCTGTCGGTGCCCGAGTACCTCAACAAGGCTTACATCAGCGCCTCCACCGTCTACACCTACCTGCGCCTCGGCCAGACCGAGGTGGCCCAGGCCGAGCTGGGCTTCCTGCGGGCTTACCTGCAGGCGGCCACTCCCGCGGCGACGCTGGCTCAGCGGCGCACCCTGGCCGACCTGGATCGTCTGGCGGCCCGCCTGCAGCAGCAACTGCGCAGCGGAGACCAGGCCGCCTTTGCCTCCTCACGGGCCCTCACCGAGAAGTTCCTCCAACTCGACCGCTGACGGCTTGCCAAGGCGCCTCCGGGAACGCCGAGCCCTGCGCACGGCCCCCCTCGTTTGGCTGAACGAGTCGCTGGCCCAGCCTTTTTTTCCGGGTTTCAGGGCGCTGCGACGGTGGTACGCAATACGTATGGTTCGTCCCCCGCGCATCCTT
This is a stretch of genomic DNA from Candidatus Sericytochromatia bacterium. It encodes these proteins:
- the pncA gene encoding bifunctional nicotinamidase/pyrazinamidase; the protein is MGKSALILVDIQLDFCPGGALAVREGDAVVPVANALQLRHDLVVATQDWHPADHGSFASQHVGRTPGECIDLHGLTQVLWPDHCVQGTPGAAFHPALETSRIARVFQKGTDPTVDSYSGFYDNGRRNDTGLAGWLREQGVSAVTVVGLATDYCVKWTALDARGEGFETTVEVAACRGVLLQPGDVAQALDELHTAGVRVLSPSSTA
- the nadE gene encoding NAD(+) synthase; amino-acid sequence: MTVLRVGAACLNQTPLDWSGNQRRIREAIAEARAQGVSLLCLPELCITGYGCEDAFHAPGVQETALAVLRDLLPDTQGMVVSFGLPLVHRNAIFNAACLVADGRILGFVAKKHLAGDGLHYEPRWFKPWPTGVRSTLTVDGAAYPLGDLAFDLGGVKLGFEICEDAWVAKRPGAELAQHGVDLILNPSASHFAFGKAEIRRRFVLEGSRAFSVGYLYANLVGCEAGRVIYDGGALIASAGQLLAQGPRFSFRDVQVTTAWLDLEAPRLTQRRSASFRPALGAEAEAYFVADDFCFPACAALPLPEAPPVAAWEQSPRLKDEELARAVSLGLFDYMRKSRSRGFVLSLSGGADSAACAVLVHLMALFGLAELGQAGLVAKLPHLPQLAALPAEAEAFTSALLTCVYQATRHSGAVTREAAQAVAHAVGARFHHFDVEALVEGYQALVASALGRPLDWATDDAALQNIQARVRAPGVWMLANLAGALLLSTSNRSEAAVGYATMDGDTAGGLCPIGGLDKASLRTWLARLETDGLEGVPPFPALGLVNRQAPTAELRPAERHQTDEADLMPYEVLDAIERAAIRDKKMPLAAYQVVCAQFQAHAPLARWSAAQLGAWVTRFFRLWSQNQWKRERYAPSFHLDDENLDPKTWCRFPILSGGFERELSELQAALESTIERPQAPA
- a CDS encoding nicotinate phosphoribosyltransferase encodes the protein MSGSNPSVVVPYGQSLALLTDLYQLTMAYGYWKEGIDRQEAVFHLYFRKHPFQGGYTIAAGLAEAIAWLEAFHFSADDLAYLGTLTGADGRLLFERAFLDELAAMRFSCDIDAVPEGTVVFPNQPLLRVQGPLAQCQLLETALLNLINFQSLVATKAARVCHAAQGEAVLEFGLRRAQGIDGGLAASRAAYVGGVAATSNVLAGKLYGIPVRGTHAHSWIMSFADEQTAFEAYAEAMPNNCVFLVDTYDTLEGVRRACQVGHALRARGHDLLGVRLDSGDLAYLSIEARRILDEAGFPQATIVASNDLNEHLIRSLKEQGARINVWGVGTQLATAYDQPALGGVYKLSAIRPPGGAWQYKVKLSENASKISTPGVLQVRRFTQGGEAIADALYDVSRDVPDGELVIVDPAEITHQKRIAAGTPYSDLLQPIFRAGARVYDPPPLAEVRAHAQRQLGMFHEGIKRFDHPHAYPAGVEKSLYDFKLDLVLAAKGVKP